In Miscanthus floridulus cultivar M001 chromosome 5, ASM1932011v1, whole genome shotgun sequence, one genomic interval encodes:
- the LOC136453431 gene encoding RING-H2 finger protein ATL74-like — translation MGVHARSMSWYMSPPGSPAPGSAAEAQHALSSSPGGSSDASFDTNMVIILAALLFALLFALGLNSLARCLIRWARRAPAAAAGEAGGAGGLKKRALRSIPVEVYGACGADGAAAVAADVCAICLGEFADGEKVRVLPRCAHGFHVRCVDTWLLSHDSCPTCRGSVLDGAKAASSAPAPAAGGSRRQGSDAAAAAAIAIVIG, via the coding sequence ATGGGCGTGCACGCCAGGTCgatgagctggtacatgagcccGCCGGGGTCGCCGGCGCCGGGGAGCGCCGCCGAGGCGCAGCACGCGCTGAGCAGCAGCCCCGGGGGCAGCAGCGACGCCAGCTTCGACACCAACATGGTCATCATCCTCGCCGCGCTGCTGTTCGCGCTCCTCTTCGCGCTGGGCCTCAACTCGCTGGCGCGCTGCCTCATCCGCTGGGCGCGccgcgcgccggcggcggcggcgggggaggccggcggcgccggcgggctCAAGAAGCGCGCGCTCCGGAGCATCCCGGTCGAGGTGTACGGCGCGTGCGGCGCCGACGGGGCCGCGGCCGTCGCCGCCGACGTCTGCGCCATCTGCCTCGGCGAGTTCGCGGACGGCGAGAAGGTGCGCGTGCTGCCGCGCTGCGCCCACGGCTTCCACGTCCGCTGCGTCGACACCTGGCTCCTCTCGCACGACTCCTGCCCCACGTGCCGGGGCTCCGTGCTCGACGGCGCGAAGGCCGCCTCctccgctcccgctcccgccgccGGGGGCAGCCGGCGGCAGGGCAgcgacgctgctgctgctgctgccatcgCCATCGTCATCGGGTGA